From the genome of Nicotiana sylvestris chromosome 2, ASM39365v2, whole genome shotgun sequence, one region includes:
- the LOC104221141 gene encoding phytoene synthase 2, chloroplastic, translating to MSMSVALLWVVSPTSEVSNGTGLLDSVREGNRVFVSSRFLARDRNLMWNGRIKKGGRQRWNFGSLIADPRYSCLGGSRTEKGSSFSVQSSLVASPAGEMTVSSEKKVYDVVLKQAALVKRQLRSTDELEVKPDIVVPGNLGLLSEAYDRCGEVCAEYAKTFYLGTKLMTPERRRAIWAIYVWCRRTDELVDGPNASHITPQALDRWEARLEDIFSGRPFDMLDAALSDTVSRFPVDIQPFRDMIEGMRMDLWKSRYNNFDELYLYCYYVAGTVGLMSVPVMGIAPESKATTESVYNAALALGLANQLTNILRDVGEDARRGRVYLPQDELAQAGLSDEDIFAGRVTDKWRNFMKKQIQRARKFFDESEKGVTELDSASRWPVLAALLLYRKILDEIEANDYNNFTRRAYVSKPKKLLTLPIAYAKSLVPPNRTSSPLAKT from the exons ATGAGCATGTCTGTTGCTTTGTTGTGGGTTGTTTCTCCCACTTCCGAGGTCTCGAATGGGACAGGATTGTTGGATTCAGTCCGAGAAGGAAACCGCGTCTTTGTATCATCCAGGTTCCTAGCTCGAGATAGGAATTTGATGTGGAATGGGAGAATCAAGAAAGGTGGGAGACAAAGGTGGAATTTTGGCTCTTTAATTGCTGATCCAAGATATTCATGCTTGGGTGGATCAAGAACTGAAAAGGGAAGCAGTTTCTCTGTACAGTCCAGTTTGGTGGCTAGCCCAGCTGGAGAAATGACAGTGTCATCAGAGAAAAAGGTCTATGATGTGGTATTGAAGCAAGCAGCTTTAGTGAAGAGGCAGCTGAGATCTACCGATGAATTAGAAGTGAAACCTGATATTGTTGTTCCAGGGAATTTGGGCTTGTTGAGTGAAGCATATGATCGTTGTGGCGAAGTATGTGCAGAGTATGCAAAGACATTTTACTTAG GAACAAAGCTAATGACTCCAGAGAGAAGAAGAGCTATCTGGGCAATATATG TGTGGTGCAGGAGAACGGATGAGCTAGTCGATGGCCCTAACGCATCACACATAACTCCACAAGCTTTAGACAGGTGGGAGGCCAGGCTGGAAGATATTTTCAGTGGGCGGCCATTTGATATGCTTGATGCTGCTTTATCCGATACTGTCTCCAGATTTCCTGTTGATATTCAG CCATTCAGAGATATGATAGAAGGAATGCGTATGGACTTGTGGAAATCCAGATATAACAACTTCGATGAGCTATATCTCTATTGTTATTATGTTGCTGGTACAGTAGGACTGATGAGTGTTCCAGTTATGGGTATTGCACCTGAATCAAAGGCAACAACAGAGAGTGTATATAATGCTGCTTTGGCTTTAGGGCTTGCAAATCAACTAACCAATATACTCAGAGATGTAGGAGAAGA TGCCAGAAGAGGACGAGTATACTTACCTCAAGATGAATTAGCACAGGCAGGGCTTTCTGATGAAGATATATTTGCTGGAAGAGTGACCGATAAGTGGAGGAACTTTATGAAGAAACAAATTCAGAGGGCGAGGAAATTCTTTGATGAGTCAGAGAAAGGTGTCACAGAACTGGACTCTGCTAGTAGATGGCCT GTGTTAGCAGCGCTGCTGTTGTATCGCAAGATATTGGACGAGATTGAAGCCAATGACTACAATAACTTCACAAGGAGGGCTTATGTTAGCAAGCCAAAGAAGCTTCTCACCTTGCCCATTGCTTATGCAAAATCTCTTGTGCCCCCTAATAGAACTTCCTCTCCACTAGCAAAAACATGA